The proteins below are encoded in one region of Leptotrichia sp. oral taxon 218:
- a CDS encoding heavy metal translocating P-type ATPase, with product MEKNNECTLGIKGLECPQCAAKIEHNLNALDEIKAATVDVLGKKIVINPNKKFSSEDITKLVQKEVDRVEEGVTVLMPNSAIEEDEEIEETKENFKSIRNRFILGAIILAAAIFVPKNLFVLRLILFLISYFTVGYDVLFKAVKNIKKGQIFDENFLMAIATLGAFAIKEFPEAVSVMLFYQIGEMFQDLAVGKSRKSITSLMNIRPDYANLKIEGEIKKVLPKEVKLGDIIVIKPGEKVALDGKIINGSSTFDTSALTGEAIPRTFEIGDEILSGFINTTNLVEIEVTKSFENSTISKILDLVQNASSKKSKTENFITKFARFYTPAVVIIALLITILPMIFVKDAQFSTWLYRALIFLVVSCPCALVVSIPLGFFGGIGGASKNGILIKGANYLEALNNLETVVFDKTGTLTKGKFKVSEINVQNSKYTKDDLLKYAAIAESFSNHPIAQSIVLEYEKNNKKLEKTDSSEFEFEEIAGHGVKVKYENSEILAGNLKLLKKKM from the coding sequence ATGGAAAAAAATAACGAATGCACTTTGGGAATAAAAGGTCTTGAATGTCCCCAATGTGCCGCAAAAATCGAGCATAATCTAAATGCTTTGGATGAAATAAAAGCAGCTACTGTCGATGTTTTAGGAAAAAAAATTGTAATTAATCCTAACAAAAAATTTTCTAGCGAAGACATCACAAAACTTGTTCAAAAAGAAGTTGACAGAGTTGAAGAAGGTGTGACTGTTTTAATGCCAAATTCTGCAATTGAAGAAGATGAGGAAATAGAAGAAACGAAAGAAAATTTTAAAAGTATAAGAAATAGATTTATTTTAGGTGCAATTATACTTGCAGCCGCAATATTTGTTCCAAAAAATTTATTTGTTCTAAGATTAATTTTATTTTTAATAAGCTACTTTACAGTCGGATATGATGTTTTATTTAAAGCTGTGAAAAATATAAAAAAAGGACAAATTTTTGATGAAAACTTTTTGATGGCGATTGCGACACTTGGAGCTTTTGCGATAAAAGAGTTTCCTGAAGCTGTGTCAGTTATGTTATTTTACCAAATTGGAGAAATGTTCCAAGATTTGGCAGTTGGAAAATCGAGAAAATCCATCACCTCACTTATGAATATTAGACCTGATTATGCAAACTTAAAAATTGAGGGAGAAATTAAAAAAGTTTTGCCAAAAGAAGTAAAATTAGGCGATATAATAGTTATAAAACCTGGAGAAAAAGTCGCATTAGATGGAAAAATTATAAATGGAAGTTCAACTTTTGACACATCCGCTTTGACTGGAGAAGCCATTCCAAGAACATTTGAGATTGGAGATGAAATTCTAAGTGGATTTATAAACACCACAAATCTTGTAGAAATCGAAGTTACAAAGTCATTTGAAAATTCTACAATTTCAAAAATATTAGATTTGGTACAAAATGCAAGTTCTAAAAAATCTAAAACTGAAAACTTTATTACAAAATTTGCAAGATTTTACACACCAGCAGTTGTAATAATCGCTTTACTTATTACAATTTTGCCAATGATATTTGTAAAAGATGCACAGTTTTCAACTTGGCTTTACAGAGCGCTTATCTTTTTAGTAGTTTCGTGTCCGTGCGCCTTAGTTGTTTCAATTCCGCTAGGATTTTTTGGGGGAATCGGTGGAGCTTCAAAAAATGGAATTTTAATAAAAGGAGCAAATTATTTAGAAGCATTAAACAATTTGGAAACTGTTGTTTTTGACAAAACTGGAACACTTACAAAAGGTAAATTTAAAGTCTCAGAAATAAATGTTCAAAATTCCAAATACACAAAAGACGATTTATTAAAATACGCAGCTATTGCAGAAAGTTTTTCAAATCACCCAATTGCACAATCAATTGTTTTAGAATATGAAAAAAACAATAAAAAACTTGAAAAAACTGACAGTTCAGAATTTGAATTTGAAGAAATCGCAGGTCATGGAGTAAAAGTAAAATATGAAAATAGCGAAATTTTAGCAGGAAATCTTAAATTATTAAAAAAGAAAATGTAG
- a CDS encoding autotransporter-associated N-terminal domain-containing protein, which yields MTNNLKHLKQELKSFAKRVKDFKYTDSALISFLLTGAIGTGGLSFNLFSAQDEIKEQTKAINNSIGQLKQDFKKAREQNNKLLRNTNLELIQLTEQGDHVVKSPWSSWQYGINGIYNNWQGHYKGRGDKTPDVKYERDKTMGKYKYNTTPNTHALYGNTTELGLKREPNAMIPVSASLTPLVPKIKVADVSMAVDISNLPSFTPRTVKSPQKPEVTSLGTVNEPVFEMNAVSIGNETDKYFYSPYNQQSTSQKTSAGRGIIEPVAVTGGNIIAMRENIDMNPALPINQKYYTEPNHGIWHYSNKNLNISNVFRGDTMQSYTDSAHSDLSVHTWENPTATLTINNSATVADNSMTAPITSDPKTGFFKMTGGYGSPAKKNKTTGELKPTSQPAGGSFFDYSAPGKTLDPDDLSILYNNANVVYTRKNQSNLGDTDNLMELAHLDLHYASTIDKEKNKLNSLAGSGVVSNEAKVAFDDASKIAIFNNSDIDSAKDGSKTMAQTFINNSKIILEGRNIAFSNSYDHFQAAHFGADTATNINYVDKMRFDVGGIVINTGDIVSHPYQESGTNTTPYDLLSAAFIVSKDTARGDSNSLAQYQILYNSGNIDLYNKKSSVFFLNPNENFLLDYRLKFGPAGSLEYSGNAGTQAPKRPITVVNRNNIKLYGENSVGVYVKTPVDLTMDFKDNAGTNFKPMNIYGDESVGLFVQKTAANARATVNGNFAVNIGDSSDNGNQTYTSNNTADLDNAPTDKTTTGNYLTAYGLNNNDEAIENSYGIFAATDIDFSQNLANGINGGHQIVIYGNSKNNIGVLTSTKGASNDGTNYNLGSGIIGLKEGLKNIGIALNGQKNAQVTADKIVMSGGDENTAIYAMGDNNAGTTEKVTVNSVNDASVTSPFAPSQTRNSIAIYAAKGSNVTVNKDFKVNTKVISAIPASGTSTQNAGGVYATGEGTVVTLGATTPATKIEVEGADILDSAGKSTGDKAGFGLFADGGAKISAIGTGGSSLVKVKNGSAAVVSLGDTSTSTSTSSEINLTGATVDYDGEGYALYTDKSSGSGSGAINMTNATLELRGKAVGYVNDRNNAGAVTFNNTTINVYDNDVIIADLKDTSGNKININIDGKTTLKSQLIGSGIVAINDKTKNAPNGTFKYAVVDGAKITISSAIDRSDNSGTDTDSEVFSKRFLYQNSIIDVDKTGLVKAELNDSQLQRIDSNLKTPVGLAVTASAKTENTSTTGINNSGKIEADRTVGTDKGGIGLYVDYGFINNNSTGVVNVEKGTFNAPNEKAIGIFGTNSTKIVNDGQVNAGGKKSIGILGLSYRIDSATGIVKNPKDELYYDNVVAHSGHKFGIVNVENSTTGKITMDGDGAVGMFIKNNSNDKNGTAYIVTNALDRRTKNDTHGVNKGEITINGSSSSVGMGANNGIITNDTTGKITVNGTKSAGMYGTNESDLINNGEINVAATSAKNESIGMYIDDQKSTITNTGKINVGKSSYGIFGKKVDMTSGEINVDDNGVGVYSTGPAVSLTGGKINVANNNAVGVYIADDATNPQPATVTGNVDMKVGDTDSFGYLITAKNAKTDLTTHAPNDVHIGEKSVYIYSGAPKALGGKIENYSNIVTDKNNGYGIYSSQDSINYGNIDLRSGDGNIGIYSTQGVGKNYGTITVGTSNIANKQYGIGMATGYYDETTKATSNVGTIENYGTINVSQENSVGMYAVGKGAKAINRGTINLDGKNTTGMYIDRYAEGENYGVIQTTPTANGTGIKGVVVTNGGVIKNYGTINIAGNKNMGVYAFRGDETDPSYVPYVESGTGNTSTRPYLEGTATDRKITGSSVVKVPPASLPSAVSISISGVEVSPVKVDTNVASPKAPEVLITDLTGLTKLNLATEQMDHDHTQSNAEISSIGMYVDTSGINYTKPIQGLSNLYGLTDIDLIMGTEVTKYLNAKAIQIGDNILKPYNDALAGVVSSGVTLNVNSASLTWIAQPVESKNINAPIKTVYMVKIPYTDFASENDTDTAHFLDGLEQRYGVEDIHSREKQIFNKLNSLGKGENHIFAQAVNEMKGYEYSNTQMRINSTGNALDKEFKYLHDEWRNPSKQNNKIKVFGQKDEFNTDTAGVIDYDSNAYGVAYVHEDEAVTLGNSTGWYAGAVSNRFKFKDLGKSAEQQSMIKAGLFKTMSPVKDHNGSLRWTIAGDVFGGVNNMHRKFWVVDDVFESKADYYSYGAALKTDLGYDIRLSERTHLRPYGALKMEYGRFSSVKEDRGQMNLEVKGNDYFSVKPEVGAEFKYVQPLAVRTQLSVGLSAAYENELGKLNRLNQARVRYTTADWYNLRNEKEDRHGNGKFDLNLGIDNTRFGVTVNAGYDTKGENIRGGLGFRLIY from the coding sequence TAAATATACAGATTCAGCGCTGATTTCGTTTTTATTAACGGGAGCGATTGGAACTGGAGGACTTTCATTCAATCTTTTCTCGGCTCAAGACGAAATAAAAGAGCAGACAAAGGCGATTAACAATTCAATCGGACAATTAAAACAGGATTTTAAAAAAGCAAGAGAACAAAATAACAAGCTACTTCGTAACACAAATTTAGAATTAATTCAACTGACAGAACAAGGAGATCATGTAGTAAAATCCCCTTGGAGCAGCTGGCAATACGGAATAAATGGAATTTACAACAATTGGCAAGGACATTACAAAGGTCGTGGGGATAAAACTCCTGATGTAAAATATGAAAGAGATAAGACAATGGGGAAATATAAATATAATACGACTCCAAATACACATGCTCTTTACGGAAATACAACAGAACTTGGATTAAAAAGAGAACCAAATGCAATGATACCAGTATCAGCTTCACTTACACCACTTGTGCCAAAGATAAAGGTGGCGGATGTGTCAATGGCAGTTGATATTAGTAATTTACCTTCATTTACTCCAAGAACAGTGAAATCTCCACAAAAACCTGAAGTTACATCATTGGGTACAGTAAATGAACCTGTTTTTGAAATGAATGCAGTTTCAATTGGGAATGAAACAGATAAATACTTTTATAGTCCATATAATCAACAAAGTACATCTCAAAAGACATCAGCTGGGCGTGGGATAATTGAGCCAGTTGCTGTTACTGGTGGAAATATTATAGCTATGAGAGAAAATATTGATATGAATCCTGCTTTACCTATAAATCAAAAATATTATACTGAACCAAATCACGGTATATGGCATTATTCAAATAAAAATTTAAATATTTCAAATGTATTCAGAGGGGATACAATGCAAAGTTATACAGATAGTGCACATAGTGATCTTAGTGTTCATACTTGGGAAAATCCAACTGCTACGCTTACAATAAATAATTCGGCTACAGTTGCTGACAATTCAATGACTGCTCCTATTACTTCGGATCCTAAAACTGGTTTTTTTAAGATGACAGGTGGATATGGGTCTCCTGCAAAAAAAAATAAAACTACAGGTGAGTTGAAACCTACTTCTCAACCTGCGGGTGGATCATTTTTTGATTATTCTGCACCAGGAAAAACATTAGATCCAGACGATCTTTCAATATTGTATAATAATGCAAATGTGGTCTATACTAGAAAAAATCAATCAAATCTTGGGGATACAGATAATTTGATGGAATTGGCACATTTAGATTTACATTATGCGAGTACAATAGATAAAGAAAAAAACAAATTGAATTCACTAGCAGGTAGTGGTGTTGTTTCGAACGAAGCTAAAGTTGCATTTGATGATGCTTCAAAAATTGCAATATTCAATAATAGTGATATTGATAGTGCTAAAGATGGTTCCAAAACAATGGCTCAAACTTTTATAAATAACAGTAAAATTATATTAGAAGGTAGAAATATAGCTTTTTCTAATAGTTATGATCACTTTCAAGCAGCGCATTTTGGAGCTGATACAGCAACTAATATAAATTATGTAGATAAAATGAGATTTGATGTTGGAGGTATTGTAATAAATACTGGAGACATTGTATCACATCCGTATCAAGAAAGTGGAACAAATACAACACCTTATGATTTACTTTCGGCTGCATTTATAGTTTCAAAAGATACAGCAAGAGGTGACTCTAATTCATTGGCGCAATATCAAATATTATATAACTCGGGAAATATAGATTTGTATAATAAAAAATCATCAGTATTTTTCTTGAATCCTAATGAGAATTTTTTATTAGATTATAGACTTAAATTTGGTCCAGCAGGAAGTCTTGAATATAGTGGAAATGCTGGGACTCAAGCGCCAAAAAGACCTATTACAGTAGTTAATAGAAATAATATAAAACTTTATGGAGAAAATTCTGTTGGGGTTTATGTAAAAACACCTGTAGATTTGACGATGGATTTTAAGGATAACGCAGGTACAAATTTTAAACCTATGAATATATATGGAGATGAAAGTGTTGGATTATTTGTACAAAAAACAGCAGCAAATGCAAGAGCTACTGTAAATGGGAATTTTGCAGTAAATATTGGAGATTCAAGTGATAACGGAAATCAGACTTATACTTCTAATAATACAGCAGATCTTGATAATGCACCAACAGATAAAACAACAACAGGAAATTATTTAACAGCATATGGATTAAATAACAATGATGAAGCAATAGAAAATTCATACGGAATTTTTGCCGCTACAGACATTGATTTTTCTCAAAATTTAGCTAACGGCATAAACGGCGGACATCAAATAGTTATATACGGAAACAGTAAAAATAATATTGGTGTCCTAACAAGTACAAAAGGAGCTTCTAATGATGGAACTAATTATAATCTAGGTTCTGGAATAATTGGACTTAAAGAAGGTTTAAAAAATATAGGAATAGCGCTTAATGGTCAAAAAAATGCGCAAGTGACTGCTGATAAAATAGTTATGTCTGGCGGTGATGAAAATACGGCTATTTATGCTATGGGAGATAATAACGCAGGTACAACTGAAAAAGTGACAGTAAATAGTGTAAATGATGCAAGTGTTACTTCGCCTTTTGCGCCATCACAAACTAGAAATTCTATTGCAATTTATGCAGCCAAAGGATCTAATGTAACAGTAAATAAGGATTTTAAAGTTAATACAAAAGTTATTAGTGCAATACCTGCTTCAGGAACAAGTACACAAAATGCTGGTGGAGTTTATGCTACTGGAGAAGGTACTGTAGTTACACTAGGTGCTACAACTCCTGCTACAAAAATTGAAGTTGAAGGAGCGGATATTTTAGATAGTGCTGGAAAATCGACTGGAGATAAGGCTGGATTTGGATTATTTGCAGATGGCGGAGCTAAAATTAGTGCTATTGGAACAGGTGGAAGCAGTTTGGTAAAAGTTAAAAATGGTTCGGCTGCTGTAGTTTCACTTGGAGATACTAGTACTAGTACTAGTACTTCATCAGAAATAAATTTAACTGGTGCAACTGTGGATTATGATGGTGAAGGGTATGCGCTTTATACTGATAAATCTAGTGGAAGTGGATCTGGAGCTATTAATATGACAAATGCGACATTGGAGTTGAGAGGAAAAGCTGTCGGATATGTAAACGATAGAAATAACGCTGGTGCTGTAACTTTTAATAATACTACAATTAATGTGTATGATAATGATGTGATAATTGCAGATTTGAAAGATACAAGCGGAAATAAGATAAATATAAACATTGATGGTAAGACTACCTTGAAAAGCCAATTAATTGGTTCTGGAATTGTCGCAATAAATGATAAGACAAAAAATGCTCCTAACGGTACTTTTAAATATGCGGTTGTGGATGGAGCCAAAATTACTATAAGCTCGGCTATAGATAGATCAGATAATTCAGGTACAGATACTGATAGTGAAGTTTTTTCAAAAAGATTTTTATATCAAAATTCTATAATTGATGTAGATAAAACAGGTTTGGTAAAAGCAGAATTAAATGATTCGCAATTGCAAAGAATAGATTCTAATCTTAAAACTCCTGTCGGACTTGCAGTAACAGCAAGTGCAAAAACAGAAAATACTTCAACAACAGGAATTAATAATAGTGGGAAAATAGAAGCAGATAGAACAGTTGGTACTGATAAAGGTGGAATTGGTCTTTATGTAGATTACGGATTTATTAATAATAATTCTACGGGAGTGGTAAATGTAGAGAAAGGAACATTTAATGCTCCTAATGAAAAGGCAATAGGAATATTTGGAACAAATAGCACTAAAATAGTCAATGACGGACAAGTAAATGCTGGAGGTAAAAAGTCAATCGGTATTTTAGGACTTTCTTATAGAATTGATTCAGCGACAGGTATTGTAAAAAATCCAAAAGATGAACTATATTATGATAATGTAGTTGCTCATTCTGGACACAAATTCGGAATAGTAAATGTTGAAAATAGTACAACTGGTAAAATTACAATGGATGGTGACGGAGCTGTTGGGATGTTTATAAAAAATAACAGCAACGATAAAAATGGTACAGCATATATCGTGACAAATGCTCTTGACAGAAGAACTAAAAATGACACACATGGTGTAAATAAAGGTGAAATTACGATTAATGGAAGCAGTAGTTCGGTTGGAATGGGAGCAAATAACGGTATAATTACAAATGATACAACTGGTAAAATCACTGTAAACGGAACAAAATCAGCTGGAATGTACGGAACAAACGAATCTGACTTAATAAACAACGGAGAAATCAATGTTGCAGCTACATCCGCTAAAAACGAGTCAATTGGAATGTACATTGACGACCAAAAATCTACAATTACAAATACAGGAAAAATAAATGTCGGAAAATCTTCTTACGGAATTTTTGGGAAAAAAGTTGATATGACAAGTGGAGAAATTAATGTTGATGACAATGGAGTTGGAGTTTACTCAACTGGTCCTGCTGTAAGTCTAACAGGTGGAAAAATTAATGTGGCAAACAATAACGCCGTTGGAGTTTACATCGCTGATGATGCGACTAATCCGCAACCTGCAACAGTTACAGGAAATGTGGATATGAAAGTTGGAGATACGGATTCATTTGGATATTTGATAACAGCTAAGAATGCCAAGACTGATTTGACAACACATGCGCCAAACGATGTTCACATTGGAGAAAAATCTGTATATATTTATTCAGGAGCGCCAAAAGCGTTAGGTGGAAAAATTGAAAACTACTCTAATATTGTGACTGATAAAAATAACGGATATGGAATTTATTCATCGCAGGATTCAATAAATTATGGAAATATTGACTTGAGATCTGGAGATGGGAATATAGGAATTTACTCAACGCAGGGAGTCGGGAAAAACTATGGAACGATTACAGTTGGGACAAGTAATATAGCTAATAAACAATATGGAATTGGAATGGCGACTGGGTATTATGATGAAACTACAAAAGCAACATCAAATGTAGGAACGATTGAAAATTATGGAACGATAAATGTTTCTCAGGAAAACAGTGTTGGGATGTATGCCGTTGGAAAAGGAGCAAAAGCGATAAATAGAGGAACAATTAACTTAGACGGCAAGAATACGACAGGAATGTATATTGACAGATATGCAGAAGGGGAAAACTACGGAGTAATTCAGACTACGCCGACAGCAAACGGAACAGGAATAAAAGGTGTGGTAGTGACAAATGGAGGAGTTATCAAGAACTACGGAACGATAAATATAGCAGGAAATAAAAATATGGGAGTGTACGCATTTAGAGGAGATGAGACAGATCCGTCATATGTGCCGTATGTAGAAAGCGGGACAGGAAACACATCGACAAGACCATATTTAGAAGGAACGGCGACAGACAGGAAAATAACAGGAAGTTCAGTAGTAAAAGTTCCACCGGCATCATTACCGAGCGCAGTATCAATTTCAATAAGCGGAGTGGAAGTATCGCCAGTAAAAGTTGATACAAATGTAGCATCACCAAAGGCGCCAGAAGTTCTTATTACTGACTTGACAGGACTTACTAAACTGAATTTGGCGACAGAGCAGATGGATCACGATCATACGCAGTCAAATGCAGAAATATCAAGTATAGGAATGTATGTAGATACATCGGGAATAAATTACACAAAACCAATTCAAGGATTGAGCAATTTATACGGATTAACAGACATTGACTTGATAATGGGAACAGAAGTAACAAAATACTTAAATGCCAAAGCAATACAGATAGGAGACAACATATTGAAGCCGTATAATGATGCGTTGGCAGGTGTTGTGTCTTCGGGAGTTACATTGAATGTAAATTCAGCCAGTCTGACTTGGATAGCGCAGCCAGTGGAATCAAAAAATATAAATGCACCAATAAAGACTGTATATATGGTAAAAATTCCTTATACTGACTTTGCGAGTGAAAATGATACGGACACAGCACATTTCTTGGATGGACTTGAACAGAGATATGGAGTTGAAGACATTCATTCGAGAGAAAAACAGATTTTCAACAAACTTAATAGCTTAGGAAAAGGGGAAAATCATATATTTGCACAAGCTGTAAATGAAATGAAAGGTTACGAGTATTCAAATACGCAGATGAGAATTAATTCGACTGGAAATGCTTTGGATAAAGAGTTCAAATATTTGCACGACGAATGGAGAAATCCTTCTAAACAGAATAACAAGATAAAAGTGTTTGGACAAAAAGATGAATTTAATACAGATACTGCAGGAGTAATTGACTATGACAGCAATGCTTACGGAGTGGCTTATGTTCACGAAGATGAAGCAGTTACGCTTGGAAATTCAACTGGATGGTATGCTGGAGCAGTTTCAAACAGATTTAAGTTTAAAGATTTAGGAAAATCAGCTGAACAGCAGTCAATGATTAAAGCAGGACTGTTTAAGACAATGTCGCCAGTAAAAGACCACAACGGAAGTTTAAGATGGACAATTGCAGGAGATGTGTTTGGCGGAGTAAATAATATGCACCGTAAATTCTGGGTTGTAGACGATGTGTTTGAATCAAAAGCTGACTACTACAGCTATGGAGCGGCACTAAAAACAGATTTAGGTTATGACATAAGATTGTCTGAAAGAACGCATCTAAGACCTTATGGAGCGTTAAAGATGGAATATGGAAGATTCTCAAGCGTGAAGGAAGACAGAGGTCAGATGAACTTGGAAGTAAAAGGAAACGACTACTTCTCAGTTAAACCAGAAGTTGGAGCAGAGTTTAAATATGTTCAGCCACTAGCGGTTAGAACTCAGTTGTCGGTTGGACTTTCAGCTGCATATGAAAATGAACTTGGAAAACTTAATAGACTTAATCAGGCAAGAGTTCGTTATACGACAGCGGACTGGTATAACTTGAGAAATGAGAAAGAGGACAGACACGGAAATGGTAAGTTTGATTTGAATTTGGGAATTGACAATACTAGATTTGGAGTGACAGTAAACGCAGGATATGACACTAAAGGAGAAAATATTAGAGGTGGACTTGGATTTAGATTGATTTACTAA
- a CDS encoding HAD-IC family P-type ATPase — protein sequence MGNLIIADEIKEDAKKTVEELNNLGIKNVVMLTGDNRKIGENVASKLNISKVFTDLLPLGKVEKMEEFLKNKSTNGKVLFVGDGINDAPVLARSDIGVAMGGVGSDAAIEAADMIIMNDEPSKIVTALKIAKKTKKIVWQNIIFALGVKIIILVMGALGFATMWEAVFGDVGVALIAILNATRALTYKEN from the coding sequence TTGGGAAATTTAATAATTGCGGACGAAATAAAAGAAGACGCTAAAAAAACAGTTGAAGAACTTAATAATTTAGGGATAAAAAATGTTGTAATGCTAACAGGTGATAACAGAAAAATTGGGGAAAATGTGGCTAGTAAATTAAATATTTCAAAAGTATTCACTGATTTATTACCGCTTGGAAAAGTTGAAAAAATGGAAGAATTTTTGAAAAATAAAAGTACGAATGGAAAAGTGCTATTTGTGGGTGATGGAATAAACGATGCACCAGTTCTTGCAAGATCTGATATTGGAGTAGCAATGGGTGGTGTAGGAAGTGATGCCGCAATCGAAGCTGCTGATATGATTATAATGAACGATGAACCCTCAAAAATAGTAACCGCTCTAAAAATTGCCAAAAAGACAAAAAAAATTGTCTGGCAAAATATAATTTTTGCACTAGGTGTAAAAATCATAATTTTAGTAATGGGAGCACTAGGATTTGCTACAATGTGGGAAGCCGTATTTGGAGATGTCGGAGTCGCATTAATTGCAATATTAAACGCAACAAGAGCATTAACTTACAAAGAAAATTAA
- a CDS encoding PD-(D/E)XK nuclease family protein, protein MQDYSKFLEEVFDRQKNSGKKIRDKYFEALSEIAVLEEFDFDNLWDKFFDKGNISAGLLKMFLKYLDKKSISLDLEEIAGQENDNQYKINEFKTLPETNKKNIVFLNFQDTFPKGKVNNYLFSQIQRKKMGLPVPEDVKAIEIFRFLNAIFGAKKVCLSYIKNLDENVDCSGILEEIKLKYDLEINNKNKKISEEEEMEFIKNYFIENYKEKKIGKFIQSRLLKDVEELKNEKITLGYYDYKNLKESEYAYYIDKKLGKVEREKIEEVIDARFFGTIIHSIYENIVKKNKKMLEKGNFDISEEEIASEFEAGIQSYKYKIPQEYLEFYKNISFEDLKIGIKKYFVDLSNKISDKSVIKVSSEERIKEKFEKEIDSEKFGNAAFNISIDLHIKDEKKDKKEEILVDYKTGNLTQKRIDDAFTQLDFYSIVLGENEYKKYVVDVWDGKIISDSRKDNKKLTKDEVMEVLKKYFEVESDKKVSFYRLGEKNSTLESSNQKKYELILRWEDENEKAGK, encoded by the coding sequence TTGCAGGATTATTCAAAATTTTTGGAAGAAGTATTTGACAGACAAAAAAATAGCGGGAAAAAAATTAGGGACAAATATTTTGAAGCTCTCTCAGAAATTGCAGTTTTAGAAGAATTTGACTTTGACAATCTTTGGGACAAATTTTTTGACAAGGGAAATATTTCGGCGGGACTTTTAAAGATGTTTTTAAAATATTTGGACAAGAAATCAATTAGCTTGGACTTGGAAGAAATTGCGGGACAAGAGAATGACAATCAATACAAAATTAACGAATTTAAAACTTTGCCTGAAACGAATAAAAAAAACATTGTGTTTTTAAATTTTCAGGATACTTTTCCAAAAGGCAAGGTTAACAATTATTTATTTTCGCAAATTCAGAGAAAGAAAATGGGACTACCAGTTCCAGAAGATGTGAAAGCGATAGAAATTTTTAGATTTTTGAACGCAATTTTTGGTGCAAAAAAAGTTTGTCTTTCATATATAAAAAATTTGGACGAAAATGTTGATTGCTCTGGGATTTTGGAAGAAATTAAATTAAAATATGATTTAGAGATAAATAACAAAAATAAAAAAATTTCTGAAGAAGAAGAGATGGAATTTATAAAAAATTATTTTATAGAAAATTATAAAGAGAAAAAAATTGGGAAATTTATTCAGTCAAGACTTTTAAAAGATGTGGAAGAGTTAAAAAATGAAAAAATAACTTTGGGTTATTACGATTATAAAAATTTAAAAGAATCAGAATATGCCTATTATATTGATAAAAAATTGGGAAAAGTGGAAAGAGAAAAAATTGAAGAAGTTATTGATGCGAGATTTTTTGGGACGATAATTCATTCGATTTATGAAAATATTGTGAAAAAAAATAAAAAAATGTTGGAAAAAGGAAATTTTGACATAAGTGAGGAAGAAATTGCAAGTGAATTTGAGGCTGGAATACAGTCCTACAAATATAAAATTCCGCAGGAATATTTGGAATTTTATAAAAATATTTCGTTTGAAGATTTAAAAATTGGAATAAAAAAATATTTTGTTGACTTATCAAATAAAATTAGTGATAAAAGTGTGATAAAAGTTAGCTCGGAAGAAAGAATTAAAGAAAAGTTTGAAAAAGAGATTGACAGCGAAAAATTTGGAAATGCAGCTTTTAATATTTCAATTGACTTGCACATAAAAGATGAAAAAAAAGATAAAAAAGAAGAAATTTTGGTTGACTATAAAACTGGAAATTTGACGCAAAAAAGAATTGATGATGCATTTACGCAACTTGACTTTTATTCGATTGTTTTGGGAGAAAATGAATATAAAAAATATGTTGTGGATGTCTGGGATGGGAAAATTATTTCCGACAGTCGAAAAGATAATAAAAAACTTACGAAAGATGAAGTGATGGAAGTTTTGAAAAAATATTTTGAAGTGGAAAGTGATAAAAAAGTAAGTTTTTACAGATTGGGAGAAAAAAATAGCACTTTAGAAAGTTCAAATCAGAAAAAATACGAATTGATTTTGCGATGGGAGGACGAAAATGAAAAAGCAGGAAAGTAA